One part of the Lotus japonicus ecotype B-129 chromosome 2, LjGifu_v1.2 genome encodes these proteins:
- the LOC130739738 gene encoding pentatricopeptide repeat-containing protein At5g50280, chloroplastic produces the protein MTLSLIHLKLPLPSSSSSSSSSSPCFFYLHHSSISHHTKTPSKPFFLLHSKTPSSPLSISLCLRASPSDATYSSTTPIFLPYLQQQEEEEQQQEQDEEEEEEEEDIEATEEEERVQTHDPDDPIYKFFKTRTLVSSQDPQTEGRLSLQKNRRTSWHLAPATVEEEAEVGLEDTLLLEEEKEEMGSCQKKELPLPEGVVGEIVQLARNLPENLTLEEALAQYGERVSEKECWEVLEVLGMERLLVCCLYFFQWMRAQEPSLVTPRACTVLFPLLGRAGMGDKLMVLFRNLPSSKKFRDVHIYNAAISGLLCCGRYEDAWKVYESMEKDNIRPDHVTCSIMVTVMRKLGRSAKDAWYFFEKMNRKGVKWSEEVLGAIVKSFCAEGLVSRALIIQSEMEKKGVFSNAIVYNTLMDAFCKSNHVEEAEGLFVEMKAKNVKPTAATFNILMHAYSRRMQPKIVENLLAEMQDIGLKPTANSYTCLISAYGRQKKMSDMAADAFLKMKKVGIKPTSHSYTALIHAYSVSGWHEKAYVAFENMQREGIKPSIETYTTLLDGFRRAGDTQTMMKIWKLMMSEKVEGTKVTFNILVDGFAKQGQYMEARDVISEFGKIGLHPTVMTYNMLMNAYARGGQHSKLPQLLKEMAALNLKPDSVTYSTMIYAFVRVRDFRRAFFYHKQMIKSGQVMDVDSYQKLRAILDVKAAAKIRKDRRALLGIVKSKMGVMQEKRKKDEFWKYKKRHVKKT, from the exons ATGACTCTGAGTCTCATACACCTCAAACTCCCtcttccatcttcttcttcttcttcttcttcttcttcaccttgcTTCTTCTACCTTCACCACTCTTCCATTTCACACCACACCAAAACTCCTTCAAAACCCTTCTTCCTCTTACACTCCAAAACCCCATCTTCACCACTCTCCATATCCCTCTGTCTTCGTGCATCACCATCTGATGCCACATACTCTTCCACCACCCCCATTTTTCTCCCATATCTCCagcaacaagaagaagaagaacaacaacaagagcaagatgaagaagaagaagaagaagaagaagacatagAAGcaacagaggaagaagagcgAGTACAAACCCATGACCCAGATGATCCAATATACAAATTCTTCAAAACCCGCACTCTTGTTTCCTCTCAAGACCCTCAAACCGAAGGAAGATTGTCGCTTCAGAAGAATCGTCGAACATCGTGGCACCTTGCTCCGGCCACcgttgaagaagaagctgaagtGGGTTTGGAAGATACCCTTTTgttggaagaggagaaggaaGAAATGGGTAGTTGCCAGAAGAAGGAATTGCCATTGCCTGAGGGTGTTGTGGGGGAAATTGTTCAGCTTGCAAGGAACTTGCCGGAGAATCTGACCTTGGAGGAGGCTCTGGCTCAGTATGGAGAAAGGGTCAGTGAGAAAGAGTGCTGGGAGGTTCTGGAAGTACTTGGGATGGAGCGTCTTCTGGTGTGTTGTTTGTATTTCTTTCAGTGGATGAGGGCGCAGGAACCATCACTTGTTACTCCTCGGGCATGTACCGTGTTGTTTCCGTTGTTGGGAAGAGCAGGGATGGGTGATAAGCTCATGGTTTTGTTCAGAAACTTGCCATCCAGCAAGAAGTTCAGAGATGTTCATATTTATAATGCTGCAATTTCAGGGCTTCTATGTTGTGGCAG GTATGAAGATGCTTGGAAGGTCTATGAGTCAATGGAAAAAGATAATATTCGTCCAGATCATGTAACATGCTCTATTATGGTGACTGTTATGAGAAAACTTGGCCGTAGTGCAAAAGACGCATGGTATTTTTTTGAGAAAATGAACAGAAAAGGAGTCAAATGGAGTGAAGAAGTCCTAGGTGCAATAGTAAAGTCGTTTTGTGCAGAGGGTCTGGTGAGCAGAGCTCTAATCATCCAATCTGAAATGGAGAAGAAAGGGGTTTTTTCAAATGCTATTGTGTACAACACCCTGATGGATGCATTTTGTAAATCCAACCATGTAGAAGAAGCTGAAGGCCTTTTTGTTGAAATGAAAGCTAAAAATGTTAAACCCACCGCAGCCACATTCAACATTCTAATGCATGCATACAGCAGAAGAATGCAACCTAAGATTGTGGAGAATCTACTGGCAGAAATGCAGGATATTGGTTTGAAACCAACTGCAAATTCATATACTTGTCTAATCAGTGCATACGGGAGGCAGAAAAAGATGAGTGACATGGCAGCAGATGCAttcttgaagatgaagaaagttGGTATAAAACCCACTTCACATTCATATACAGCTCTGATCCATGCATATTCAGTTAGTGGCTGGCACGAGAAAGCTTATGTGGCATTTGAAAACATGCAAAGGGAAGGTATTAAACCTTCCATAGAAACCTATACTACCTTACTAGATGGGTTTCGGCGTGCTGGTGACACTCAAACAATGATGAAAATATGGAAGTTGATGATGAGCGAGAAAGTTGAAGGAACAAAGGTGACATTCAACATTCTTGTTGATGGTTTTGCTAAACAAGGTCAATACATGGAAGCAAGAGATGTAATATCTGAATTTGGGAAGATTGGATTGCACCCAACAGTGATGACTTACAATATGCTGATGAATGCGTATGCACGAGGAGGGCAACACTCGAAGCTGCCGCAGTTGTTGAAAGAGATGGCAGCTCTTAACTTAAAACCAGATTCTGTAACTTACTCAACTATGATATACGCGTTTGTCCGTGTTCGAGACTTCAGGCGGGCATTTTTTTATCACAAGCAGATGATCAAGAGTGGGCAGGTGATGGATGTTGATTCTTATCAGAAACTTCGGGCAATTCTGGATGTCAAAGCTGCAGCAAAAATAAGGAAGGATAGGAGAGCCTTGCTTGGTATAGTTAAAAGTAAGATGGGCGTTAtgcaagaaaagagaaaaaaagatgAGTTCTGGAAGTACAAGAAAAGACATGTAAAGAAAACATAG
- the LOC130739740 gene encoding ureide permease 1-like — protein sequence MYMVESKGGAIGCMLLALLFLGTWPAVLTLLERRGRLPQHTYLDYSITNLLAAVLIAFTFGQIGTDEPNFLSQISQDNFPSVLFAMAGGVVLSIGNLSTQYAWPFVGLSVVTVVAASITVVIGTTLNYFLDDKINKAEILFPGVGCFLIAVCLGSAVHSSNTADNKAKLEIFSNEAAQGNCLSTLKGTSEVDSKDPEKGNDSAYKAKAGTAVFLIELEKRRSIKVFGKGTLVGLAITFFSGICFSLFSPAFNLATNDQWHTLKKGVPHLSVYTAFFYFSVSCFVVAIILNITFLYQPLFNLPKSSLKAYLRDWNGRGWALLAGLLCGFGNGLQFMGGQAAGYAAADAVQALPLVTTFWGVVLFGEYRKSSRKTYILLGSMLLMFIAAVAVLIASSGHRK from the exons ATGTATATGGTGGAGAGCAAGGGAGGCGCAATTGGATGCATGCTCTTGGCTCTTTTGTTCTTGGGGACATGGCCTGCAGTTTTGACTCTGTTAGAAAGGCGAGGTCGTCTTCCTCAGCATACTTATCTTGATTACTCAATTACCAATCTCTTAGCTGCTGTTCTCATTGCTTTCACCTTTGGTCAGATTGGCACTGATGAGCCTAACTTCTTATCTCAGATTTCTCAG GATAACTTCCCCTCTGTTCTGTTTGCCATGGCGGGTGGGGTGGTCCTCAGCATCGGAAATCTGTCTACACAATATGCTTGGCCTTTTGTTGGATTATCAGTAGTAACAGTGGTTGCTGCAAGCATAACTGTTGTTATAG GAACAACCTTGAATTACTTTTTGGATGACAAAATTAATAAAGCTGAGATTCTTTTCCCTGGAGTTGGGTGCTTTTTGATTGCTGTTTGTCTTGGATCTGCTGTTCATTCATCTAACACTGCTGATAATAAGGCCAAGCTTGAAATTTTTTCAAACGAGGCAGCTCA GGGAAATTGTTTATCCACATTGAAAGGAACAAGTGAAG TTGATTCAAAAGATCCAGAGAAAGGAAATGATTCTGCATACAAGGCCAAAGCAGGAACTGCAGTTTTTCTTATAGAGCTTGAGAAAAGAAGATCCATTAAG GTATTTGGGAAGGGTACTTTGGTGGGATTGGCTATAACTTTCTTTTCTGGAATTTGCTTCTCCTTATTCTCACCAGCATTCAATTTGGCAACAAATGACCAGTGGCACACTTTAAAGAAAGGGGTTCCCCATTTGAGTGTTTACACTGCCTTCTTTTACTTTTCGGTCTCTTGTTTTGTTGTTGCCATCATTCTAAACATCACCTTCCTCTACCAACCTCTCTTTAACTTACCTAAGTCATCACTGAAGGCTTATTTGAGAGACTGGAATGGCAGAGGTTGGGCTCTTTTGGCTGGTCTCCTTTGTGGGTTTGGAAATGGCCTTCAATTTATGGGAGGTCAAGCTGCAGGATATGCAGCAGCAGATGCTGTTCAA GCACTACCACTTGTGACGACATTTTGGGGTGTTGTTTTGTTTGGAGAGTACCGCAAATCATCAAGGAAGACATACATACTGCTTGGTAGCATGTTGCTTATGTTTATTGCAGCTGTTGCTGTACTCATAGCATCATCAGGGCATCGAAAATGA